The window GAGGGGCGCATGCCCCTCTTTCGTTTTTTCGGGAGGCGCATTGCCGTTTGCCGATTATTGGTGTCGTAACGACACTTTTATGAGTCAGAAAGTTTTACCGAATCTCCTGCGATTCGGTTTTGAACTCCTCCGCCTTTTTAGTATCTTTGCACCCAAAATAAACACTTATGGCAGACAACAGCATACTGAACCGTCTGGACGGTCTGAAACTCAAATACGAGGAGACGGGGCAGAAACTCACCGACCCCGAAGTCATCGCCGACGTCAAGCAGTTCATCCAGCTCACCAAGGAGTACAAGGAGCTGGAACCGATCATCGAGACCTCGGAGCGCTACCGCACGGCCATCGCCAACCTCGCCGAAGCCAAGGACACGCTGGCCACGGACAAGGACGAGGAGATGCGCGAAATGGCCCGCGAGATGATCGCCGAACTGGAGCCCCAGCTGGAGCAGATGGAGGAGGAGATCAAGCTGCTGCTGATTCCCAAGGACCCGCAGGACTCGAAGAACGCCATCATGGAGATCCGCGGCGGCACGGGCGGCGACGAAGCGGCGATCTTCGCCGGCGACCTGCTGCGCATGTACACCAAATACATCGAGTCGAAAGGCTGGCGTTACGAAATCACCTCGTCGTCGGAGGGCGCCGCGGGCGGCTTCAAGGAAGTGGTGCTGAAAGTCACGGGCCAGAACGTCTACGGAACGCTCAAATACGAATCGGGCGTGCACCGCGTGCAGCGCGTGCCGCA of the Alistipes senegalensis JC50 genome contains:
- the prfA gene encoding peptide chain release factor 1, translating into MADNSILNRLDGLKLKYEETGQKLTDPEVIADVKQFIQLTKEYKELEPIIETSERYRTAIANLAEAKDTLATDKDEEMREMAREMIAELEPQLEQMEEEIKLLLIPKDPQDSKNAIMEIRGGTGGDEAAIFAGDLLRMYTKYIESKGWRYEITSSSEGAAGGFKEVVLKVTGQNVYGTLKYESGVHRVQRVPQTETQGRVHTSAASVAVLPEAEEFDVEISMNDIRKDIFCASGPGGQSVNTTYSAIRLTHIPTGIVVQCQDQKSQLKNFDKAFEELRTRVFNLEYSKYLDEIASKRKTMVSTGDRSAKIRTYNYPQGRITDHRINYTIYNLAAFMDGDIQDCIDHLIVAENAERLKESEL